From the genome of Dehalococcoidia bacterium, one region includes:
- the tsaA gene encoding tRNA (N6-threonylcarbamoyladenosine(37)-N6)-methyltransferase TrmO, with product MNEITLTPIGVVRNEIKKTGFHEHQNIVSEIEIDAKWTELLDGIEEFSHIIVLFWMHKVSPNTPPPVKVHPRGRADLPLVGTFATRSPHRPNSIGITIVKLLERRGNVLRVQGLDAIDGTPVIDIKSYMIPKIARNELRMPEWVAKLRKPPKP from the coding sequence ATGAACGAAATCACACTAACCCCGATCGGCGTGGTGCGCAACGAGATCAAGAAGACCGGCTTCCACGAGCACCAGAACATCGTCTCCGAGATAGAGATCGACGCGAAGTGGACCGAGCTGCTGGACGGCATCGAGGAGTTCTCTCACATCATCGTGCTTTTCTGGATGCACAAGGTATCGCCGAACACCCCGCCGCCCGTCAAGGTCCACCCCCGCGGCCGCGCCGACCTGCCGCTGGTAGGCACCTTCGCCACCCGCTCCCCACACCGCCCCAACTCCATAGGCATCACCATCGTCAAACTGCTGGAGCGACGCGGCAACGTGCTCAGGGTGCAGGGGCTGGACGCAATCGACGGCACGCCCGTGATAGACATCAAGTCGTACATGATCCCGAAGATCGCCCGAAATGAGTTAAGGATGCCGGAATGGGTAGCAAAGCTGAGAAAACCTCCCAAGCCCTGA
- a CDS encoding GIY-YIG nuclease family protein has protein sequence MSKRPAVYILASRKHGTLYVGVTSDLIKRIWEHKNNAAEGFTKRYEVHMLVWYEQHETMESAITREKAIKEWKRNWKVKMIELSNPEWNDLYDRLL, from the coding sequence ATGAGCAAACGACCAGCGGTATACATTCTCGCTAGCCGCAAGCACGGCACATTATACGTCGGCGTCACATCAGACCTCATAAAGCGTATCTGGGAACACAAGAATAATGCCGCCGAGGGCTTCACAAAGCGTTATGAAGTTCATATGCTGGTCTGGTATGAGCAACATGAAACAATGGAGTCAGCAATTACCCGAGAGAAAGCCATTAAGGAATGGAAGCGGAATTGGAAGGTGAAAATGATAGAACTCTCCAATCCTGAATGGAACGACCTGTATGATAGATTGCTGTAA